GTAGCCTCTCCGTAGTCGGAGAGGGTGACATTCCCCCGGTCGAAGGCGAGGGCCACCGAAAAGGGGAGGCTGAACATGGCCTGCTCGTAGCTCTGGGGGCAGTGGATATGTCCCACCTCCGCGGCTCCGAGACTGTAGGTCCATACGGTCACGCCTGCGATATCCTCCAGGGTTGGTTGCAGTTCCCTGTAGGCCTCTCTGGCAAGATCGATGGTGGCGTGGCAGTGCCTGCAGGTGGGGTAGAGTTTGGTGTAGGTCTGGAGGATCTCCCACCGCTCGCCCAGTTCGCCGACCAGGGCGGACTCGCTGTATTCGCTTCCCGACATGGCCTTGAGCCACCCATGTTCCCCCTCGAAGAGGGAGCGGGGGCTCCCCGCGCCGCGGCGGGCCAGCTCCGCCGCCAGGATTCCCGACTGGGCGGACCGTCCCGGCTGAAGCGGCTTGGATGAGGGGTGGTCGTGGAGCATCTCCTGGAGACCGGCGCTCTGCAGTCCGCCGAAGGAGATGGCGAAGGCGGTCCGTTCCGCGTCCAGCCCGGCGATGGATGCGGCGGCGGCCGCCGCGCCGAGGCTCCCGCAGGTGCCTGTGGAGTGGAATCCCCGCCGGAGGTGGGAGGGGTTGATCGCCCTGGCCGCCCGGAGCATCACCTCGTAGCCTGTGACGATGGCCCCAAGGATCTCCGGGAATGCGGCGCTGTCCCGCTCGCCCGCCGCCAGGGCCGCAGGGCATACCGCGACGGCAGGATGGCTGGTGCCCCACCGGTGTCCGTCGTCCAGTTCGATGGCGTGCCCCATGACCCCCATTCCCAGGGCGGCGTTGCCGGCGGGCAGCAGGACATCCTCGCCGAGCAGGGTGGCTTCGGGGCGGCCGCCCTGCTCGATGAGCCAGGGGTTGAGCACCCTGGCCAGCGGGCCTTCCCGATATCCCACAGCCAGCTCACTCAGGAAGTCCACCAGAACACGACGGGCTTTCCGCCGAACCTCTTCCGGAAACGACAGATAGCTTCTTCCCTCGAAATACCCTGCCAATCGCTGCAGATAGAAGGGGGCCCGAGTCTCGGTCGCTGTCATGATGGATTCCCTTACCCGTTCACCGTCTCGAAGGTGTAGCGGAAGATCTCGCTGTCCAGGGGGTTTTCCAGAGTGAGCAGATGGTCCACTGTCCACCTGTAGCACTTGTTCCTGGGATAGAGCGGCTCGTCGGTGATCAGCCCCACCGATCCGCCGGAGGAATTCATCTGGCCGGGGTAGCTCATGTAGAAGAGCCGGAACTTGGCACACTTTGCCACCGATGTGGCCAGCTCCTCGTCCATGGAGATCACCTCGATCACCACGGCGGCCTCGTGGCTTTCCGTCCGTTCCACCGGTTCGAGATCTTTCATGATGGCGTTTTTCCCGTAGACATGGAGGAAGAGCTCGTACTGACCTTCCCTTTCGGCGCCGATGATCTGCGAGACCTTGGTGCGGGTGTCCGCGAGGATCCCATCGAGGTTGGCAATGGCCCGGGTGTCCCGTATGCCTACGAGGTGGTAGACCCGGGATCCCACCAGGCCGGCCCCTTCCAGCTTGACCTTGTAGCTCCCGTCTTCGGAGGGGACAAAGACGCTGTCGTAGACCCCGGTGATACGGTCTGTCTCGGCGACATACCGGGTTCCGTGCATGTCCAGCGTTCCGCCGGGGGCGCCCTGGATGAACGGGTCGGTCCGTTCGTACATGGAGTGGGCGGCCACGCTGTGCGGGGTGGCCCGTTGCCGGGGATGCATGGGTTCGATGGTGAAATGGTCTTCTTTGACTGTAGCGATAACGGACTCCTTGACCATCTGGGGCCAACAGACCAGGGAGGCGCACTCCGCTGCCTTGCCCATGTGGAGGCTGATGCCTCGGGGGAAGCCCCTGTAGATCGGATAGGCCGCCAGGACCGCATCATCGCAGGCCCGTCCGGCGATTACGACATCCGCCCCCTGTTCGAGGGCGTGGATGATCTGCTCGACACCCATGCTTGCTGTCATGTTGCTGGTGCTGTCCAGCACCTCGTCGGTGAGCTCGTAGTCGGCACCCAGAGGCTCCGTTTTGCCCTGGTACATCCGTTTCCGAATGGCCTCGATATCCACCTGGGAGTAGATGCAGGCCATGGTAAAGGGTGCCAGCTTATGTTCTTCGGCGATCTCCCGGATCAATCCGGCGTAGAGATCCACACCTCTGTCCGTCCCCGTGGTGCTGCAGGATCCGACGATGAAGGGGACGTTCTTTTTCCGGCTCTCGATCAAGGAAACCTTGAGATCGTGACGCTCCCATTCGATGGGGTTATGCGCCATATCGGCGCCGAGGAAGGTCGGTCCGGCATCGGCCGTACCGGCGTCTGCCGCGAAACAGTCGATATCGTGCTGCACGCCTTTGTAGAATGATTTCTCCTCGATGATGTTATCTCCGAGGTTCCCTGTAGAAACAAGAAGCGAGATCTTGTCCATCTTCTATGCCCCCTTGCTGCGGAATCCATGTCAAAACGGAAGTCCATTTCCGTTTTCTGGAAACGAATGTACATCGCTTTTCGTGGGCTGTCAAGGGTTTTCCGAAGAAAAATCGCGCTTCGTTTGCCCCGATCGCCATTTTTTTATTAAATCCACTTCAAAATGGGCTCTTTTTGGTTGTTCGGGTGGTTTTTCTTTTGGTGAGTAGCAGATTGCAGGAAAAGCCGAAATGGGTGCTGCATGAG
The sequence above is drawn from the Synergistales bacterium genome and encodes:
- a CDS encoding DUF1446 domain-containing protein, with protein sequence MDKISLLVSTGNLGDNIIEEKSFYKGVQHDIDCFAADAGTADAGPTFLGADMAHNPIEWERHDLKVSLIESRKKNVPFIVGSCSTTGTDRGVDLYAGLIREIAEEHKLAPFTMACIYSQVDIEAIRKRMYQGKTEPLGADYELTDEVLDSTSNMTASMGVEQIIHALEQGADVVIAGRACDDAVLAAYPIYRGFPRGISLHMGKAAECASLVCWPQMVKESVIATVKEDHFTIEPMHPRQRATPHSVAAHSMYERTDPFIQGAPGGTLDMHGTRYVAETDRITGVYDSVFVPSEDGSYKVKLEGAGLVGSRVYHLVGIRDTRAIANLDGILADTRTKVSQIIGAEREGQYELFLHVYGKNAIMKDLEPVERTESHEAAVVIEVISMDEELATSVAKCAKFRLFYMSYPGQMNSSGGSVGLITDEPLYPRNKCYRWTVDHLLTLENPLDSEIFRYTFETVNG
- a CDS encoding MmgE/PrpD family protein — encoded protein: MTATETRAPFYLQRLAGYFEGRSYLSFPEEVRRKARRVLVDFLSELAVGYREGPLARVLNPWLIEQGGRPEATLLGEDVLLPAGNAALGMGVMGHAIELDDGHRWGTSHPAVAVCPAALAAGERDSAAFPEILGAIVTGYEVMLRAARAINPSHLRRGFHSTGTCGSLGAAAAAASIAGLDAERTAFAISFGGLQSAGLQEMLHDHPSSKPLQPGRSAQSGILAAELARRGAGSPRSLFEGEHGWLKAMSGSEYSESALVGELGERWEILQTYTKLYPTCRHCHATIDLAREAYRELQPTLEDIAGVTVWTYSLGAAEVGHIHCPQSYEQAMFSLPFSVALAFDRGNVTLSDYGEATLADPWLQAVAEKVEIRIDAEMDARYPEERGARIDVVLRDGRRFQKAIPVAKGEPENPVDDNELYNKLGAMLAHWYPPSFLAELWEQVVEAPPESTDYKEIVTLFGRYCRP